DNA from Methanosphaera sp. WGK6:
TAACATGTCATTATATTTAATGTAATGATATAATGGATTTAAGGATACATTGTTTGGATTTGTATGTATTGTATACTCATCTGTGGAGAAATATTTATTAGGATCCAAGCATTCTTTTGCTCCATATAATATGTAATGTATAATTGGATCCATATCTTGAGTTATATTTACAGCTTGTTTTAAATAGTATTCAATGTCAAATTCATCAGAATCATAAATTGTATTATAATATTTTTCAACAGATTTTTTATCTTCTATATCTAAAGAATTCATGTCTATTCTAGCATATCTATAAGTTCTGTTCTGATTTATTCCATATTTAATAAAATGAAGTAATGGATTAATATTAGATGATGCAACATCTTCATGTGTTTTTAAATACCATGCTGGATTAAAATATTTACTTGTAGGATATTCTTCTTCACATCCATTTTCTAAAAAATATTCAATACAATCAATATCCTCTGTTATATTTGGATTATTTTCACGGTAAAATTTTTCATCAAAGTATTTTGATTCTTTAATTAAATTATAATCCGAATATTTATTATTTTCATAAGTTTTATTTTCCATTATATCAAACAATTCCTTTTTTTCATATTATCTTTTTAGAATATTCTTTTAGGGACTGTGAATATTTCTAAAAAAATAGTGAAAATATTTCTTAGTTTAATTAATAATTATTTAAATATTTATTTCTAAGATAATTTAAAAGTTATTAAAAAAATTGAAAGAAAAAATAGAAATTTTTTTAAAAAAAAATAGTAAAAAGAGTTTATTTATATTTTATTTTATCATTTAATCCTTCTTTAGATTCCATATGAATTAAAACATCATTTATTTCTGAAAATTCTTTTTTTATCTTTTTTTCACATATTTCTGATATGTGGTGCGCTTCTTCTAATGATAAATTATTATTTAATACTATATGCATATCTAAAAAAAATACTTGCAGGTGTTCCTCTTGAACGTATATTATGAATATCTTCTATTTCAGGAATATCACTTAATATAGACCTAATTTCTTTTTCATTTATCATTGTTTTATCGAGTAATACATTCATATTTTTATATAATACTTCAAAACCTACTTTAAATATGAGTATTGCTATCAATACTGAAAGTATTGAATCTATGATGATATAACCATAATAAATAAAAATTAAACCTATTAAAACAACAGTTGTTGATAAAGCATCACTTTTAACATGCTGACTATCAGATATTAATAAATCACTCTTTAATTCTACACCTTTTCTATATTCATATATAGCTAAGATAATATTAATTATTAAGATTATTAATAAAATTAGGAAACTAATAAACGTAACACTAGGCGTACCTACACCATTAAATCTATCTATTGCAGATACAATAATTTCATATCCAACTACAAACAATAATATTGCAATAAATATAGAAGCAAATGTTTCTATTTTATAATAACCATAACGATGTTTAGAATCATGAGGCTTACTTGACATCCAAATAGCAATAATCCCAACTATATTTGAAATTCCATCAAAAAGAGAATCATAACCATCAGTTGTCATACTCAGAATATTATAATGAAATCCACATACTATTTTTACAAAAGCCATAAACATATTTACAACTAGAACTATAGTTAAAATTTTATTAACTTGTCTATAATATGTCTCCATTTTATTATTCCCCCTTATTTAATTAATTACTCATTGATTTATAAATAGAACTTTAAACAATAAATAATTATTTATTTTTTAGTTATATTAAAAAAATATTTATGTAAACCTAAAAAAATATGAAAAAAGTAACAAATCATAGAAAAAATGAACATATAACAAAATTATATAAAATAAATAAGAAAAGTAAGAATTTATAATTACCATAAAAACTAAAAATTTATAATAAATTAAATAAAAAAAAATGAGGGTGTAACCATTAAATCAATGTCTAATGTAGATATCCATACAATAGTTAATGAATTAAACAATGAAATAATTAATACGAGAATTGATAAAGCATACCAACCAACTTATGACACTATTAGAATCAAATTAAGAAAAGCTGGAGAAGGAAGAAAAGATTTAGTAATTCAAGCAGGAGTAAGAATTCACTTAACAGACTACCCTCAACCAAATCCAACATTACCACCAAATTTTCCAATGTTACTTAGAAAACATCTTAGTGGTGGAAGTATTACATCTATTAAACAACATAATTTTGATAGAATTATTGAAATTAATGTTCAAAAGAAAGAAAAATACACATTGATTGTAGAATTATTTGATAAAGGAAATGTAATCTTACTAGATAAAGAAAGAAAAATAATATCACCATTAAAACATAAACATTGGCATGATCGTAAAATAACAGCACATGAAGAATACAAATATCCTCCAGAAAAAGGAATAAATATCAATAACACAAATCCAGAAGAATTAAAATCAATAATGCTAGAATCAGACAGAGATGTTACAAGAACACTTGCAATGAATGGACTTGGTGGATTATATTCTGAAGAAATCATCAGTTATACAACAATCAACAAAGAAAAAATAGCACAAGAATTAACAGATACAGAAATTAATGAATTATATAATGCAATAAACACATTATTTGACAAAATAGAACACCATAAACAACCTCAAATTATAAAAGAAACAATAAATAATCAACAAAAAAATAAAGACCTTGTTCCTATTTCATTAAATAAATATAAAAACAATGAAGTAGAAAAATATGAAAATTTCAATAAAGCTGCAGATGAATTCTATAGTAAAAAAATAGTAAATGACATTAAAACACAAGAAGAAAATCTATGGACAAAAAGAATAGGTAAATACCAAAAACGTCTACAAATGCAAGAAGAAACTTTAGATGGATTCTATAAAACAATAGATGATACACAACATAAAGGAGACATTATATACGCACACTATAATGAAATACAAGAAATCATTAATATAATCAATGATGCAAGAAAAAAATATTCCTGGAAAGAAATATCATCAATCATAAAAAAGGCAAAAAAAGAAGGGAATATGCCA
Protein-coding regions in this window:
- a CDS encoding cation transporter dimerization domain-containing protein → MHIVLNNNLSLEEAHHISEICEKKIKKEFSEINDVLIHMESKEGLNDKIKYK
- a CDS encoding cation diffusion facilitator family transporter, with the translated sequence METYYRQVNKILTIVLVVNMFMAFVKIVCGFHYNILSMTTDGYDSLFDGISNIVGIIAIWMSSKPHDSKHRYGYYKIETFASIFIAILLFVVGYEIIVSAIDRFNGVGTPSVTFISFLILLIILIINIILAIYEYRKGVELKSDLLISDSQHVKSDALSTTVVLIGLIFIYYGYIIIDSILSVLIAILIFKVGFEVLYKNMNVLLDKTMINEKEIRSILSDIPEIEDIHNIRSRGTPASIFFRYAYSIK
- the rqcH gene encoding ribosome rescue protein RqcH; the encoded protein is MSNVDIHTIVNELNNEIINTRIDKAYQPTYDTIRIKLRKAGEGRKDLVIQAGVRIHLTDYPQPNPTLPPNFPMLLRKHLSGGSITSIKQHNFDRIIEINVQKKEKYTLIVELFDKGNVILLDKERKIISPLKHKHWHDRKITAHEEYKYPPEKGININNTNPEELKSIMLESDRDVTRTLAMNGLGGLYSEEIISYTTINKEKIAQELTDTEINELYNAINTLFDKIEHHKQPQIIKETINNQQKNKDLVPISLNKYKNNEVEKYENFNKAADEFYSKKIVNDIKTQEENLWTKRIGKYQKRLQMQEETLDGFYKTIDDTQHKGDIIYAHYNEIQEIINIINDARKKYSWKEISSIIKKAKKEGNMPQLEIIESIDKMGVINMHLEDTHVQIDSNIGIPESTEKYYNKGKKAKRKISGVKIAIENTKKEIKKLEHKKDIAIDELKQKQQRKEKRELKWYEKLRWFISRDGYLVIGGRDANSNDQVVKKYSKNNDIYLHCDIHGAPSTIVQNNSDEEIPETTLYDAACFASSYSSAWTEGFSSYDSYWVTLDQVSKTPNPGEFLKKGAFVIRGKKNFIRNVPVLIGIGVVEYDNDKRIMAGPVECVKNMTDNFVIVKPGFTKKERISKEILNKIDSEKIFNIDDIVRNLPSGKCDLLDIREYNQKYGKIR